Part of the Pleurocapsa minor HA4230-MV1 genome, ATAGCTCTAGCAAATTAGATTAAAGATTAAAAATTTAGCTAGAGCTAATCAAAAACAAAAGCCAATTCTCAAGATTTGAACAGCAAAATCAAGAGTAACAACCAAGGCTAAGATTAATTTTTGACTTTAGTTATTTTCATTGAGCCAGCAAAGTCATCTAGGGTGTATTGCCCATTGACTCCACTCAAAAATTCGTCGGTTGCTTTTCTACATCCGCCCCAATCGTGGTGGAGCAATCATCTCAAAAATATCATAGATAAATAGTCGGGTAGGACTGTTGTACATCAAGATTACTCTGTTTAAAGTTAATTATCTCCCTTAATCGGCAACGGTTGCAGATTCAATTAAAATAAGTGATGATTGAAAGTCCTTATCATGCCTAACTATGGACGCATTTGCCAGTAACTCAAAGATTTTAGATCAACAGCTACAGCAACTACTTGTCGATTTAGCAAACCATCCCCAAGGTAAATTGATTCAAAGAGCTTTACAGGTACTACTGAGGGTTGCAGGGGAAGACACAGAGCGTCTGGACTGGAAAATTTTAACTGCATCTCTAGAAGATTTAGAACAGGGGTTTAAAAAATTTTCTCCCTATCGCCATACCAGAAAAATCGCTATTTTTGGTTCTGCCAGAACTTCACCTCAGCAGCCAGAATATCAGGTAGCATCCGATTTTGCTCGTTGTATGACCCAAGCAGGGTTTATGGTCATTACAGGGGCAGGAGGGGGTATTATGCAGGCAGGAAACGAAGGTGCAGGTAGAGATAATTCTTTTGGCTTAAATATTAAACTTCCTTTTGAACAGGGTGCAAACTCCGCAATTAATGGGGATGATAAGCTGATTAATTTCAAATACTTCTTTACGCGGAAATTATTTTTCTTAAAAGAGAGTGATGCGATCGCTCTTTTTCCAGGAGGATTTGGCACTCAAGACGAGGCATTTGAAACTCTGACTCTTTGTCAAACTGGTAAATATGGACCTGTACCGTTGGTGTTAGTGGATCGACCAGGGGGAGATTACTGGCATTCTTGGAATGATTATATTTGCAATCAATTAGAAGCCAAGGGTCTAATTAGTCCCGAAGATTCTAGTTTATATACGATTACCGATCGCCTGGATGTTGCTTGTCAGACCATCAAGAATTTTTATCGAGTGTACCATTCAAGTCGTTATATAGGCAAGCTGTTTGTCATACGCCTCAAACTAGAATTGTCAGATCTGATGGTGGCAGAATTAAATCAAGAATTTAATGATATTCTCAGCCACGGAGAGATTAAGAAAAATATTGCTCTGCCTGAAGAACAGCAAGACTTGGAAGCTCTTGTTTTGCCACGCTTAAGCTTTTATTTTAACCAGAAAAGCTTTGGTCGTCTTTATCAGCTAATCAGTAAAATCAATCGTTTGGGGGATGCTTGTAATGCCACCAAACACCCCGAAATTAAGTAGTATTACTAGGGCAAGTGAAAATAAAGTAAATAATAAAAGACATATATTAAGCTTTGTATGGATATTTGCTGTATATCTAAATATTTTCTTTAGATTTGATCTGATTAGACTAAGATTTAGATTGTTAGCATAATTAAACTTTGAGCTAAGACAATTACATCTATTATTTGAAGGTGAAGCAAGTTGAATACCACATTATTACGCCAAACCTGGAACCTGATTGAGACTACCAACGCCTGGGAGTTATTAGAAGCCAGCGAATCAGATTTAATTCAAGGATTATTACAGCGTTTAGATGCTCAAAAACCGTTGGCAGATCAAGAACGTGTTTCTCTAAATGACTATCTACAGACCAAAATGAGTCTAATTAAAGATACGGCTGAGTCTCGTTTGGTAATGGCTTAAATTCTGTTTGCAGTAGATAACTAATGAATCATAAGTTGCCCAGGAGACAAAAAGTCGCTGGTGATCAATAGGCGATCGCTTAATCTAAATTCTACGCCAAATTTGGTAACTTTGATTTAATAGCCAAAATAACTGTCTTATCTGGGCGGTTTGTAGCTGTAATAACTGATATTGTTGACGAATCTGAGCAATATTATCCTGTCCTTGGTAAATTACCTGGGGTGCGACTGGCAACAGGATACTAAAGTAGCTTTCATAATTAATCAAAATAGAGGTAATGCGGGTAATAATGAGGCGCAATTGCCAAATTCTAATCGCTATGTAAATATTGAGCAGCGTAATTGATAAATTAACGGCAATAATTAAAAATATCATTAAGTAAATTGTCTACAGTAGAGCCAGATTAACTGGTCAAAATCGAATGAAACTGCTAGTTCTGAGCAATGGGCATGGAGAAGATCTAATCGCCACCCGTATTATAGAACGACTTCTACAAAATATTGCAGAACTAGAAATAACGGCTCTACCAATAGTTGGACAGGGGTACGCTTACCAAAATCTCAATATTCCTCTGGCGGGGCGAGTTCAGCAAATGCCTTCGGGTGGTTTTATCTATAAGGGAGGTAATCCACTTTGGCAAGATCTGCGTGGAGGTTTAATTCAATTAACCTTAGAACAAATCTGCCTCGTACGTCAATGGAGAAAAACTGGAGGCAAGATCCTCGCAGTAGGAGATCTTGTTCCTTTACTCTATGCCTGGTTAAGCAAGGCTGACTATGCTTTTGTCGGTACTGCCAAATCTGAATACTATTTACGAGATGAATTTGGTTGGTTAGCTCAAACATCTTGGCTAGAGCGCAAGTTTGACTCGGTGTATCTACCTTGGGAGCGCTGGTTAATGAGTCGCGATCGCTGTCGAGGAGTATTCCCCAGAGATAGTTTAACCACCGAAATTTTGCAGCAGAAGGCAATTCCTGCTTACGATTTGGGTAATCCGATGATGGATGATTTAACGACTAAAAGTAAAACCAGAGAAGCAGGTAAGTTAGATATCTTACTTTTACCAGGCTCAAGAATGCCCGAAGCCATCAGAAATTGGCAGCAGATCTTAATGGGAGTTTGGTCAGTAAACAAAACCCTGTCTCAAGTACAATTGAACTTCAATGCCGCGATCGCTCCTGCATTAGATTTAAAATCTTTTGCTCTTAGTGCGATTACTCAGGGATGGCAGGTAACCTCAAGACAGGAAAAAACCGTTATTTTGGGGCAAAAGGAGCGTACTTTGACTCTTACTCAAGAGCATAACCAAGAATTCTTTCAGCAAGCAGATATAGCGATCGCCATGGCAGGAACAGCTACGGAACAGTTTGTCGGGTTGGGTAAGCCTGTCGTCATTTTTCCTGGACAGGGGCCACAGTTTACCTACGCTTTTGCCGAAGCTCAAGCTCGTTTACTCGGCTGTGGAATTTTAATGGTCGAAAATCCTGGTCAAGTAGGTAAGGCGATCGCTAAAGTGATTGACGACGAGGAGTTGTTGAAGGAGATTATGATTAATGGTCAGCGTCGTATGGGAGAGGCTGGAGCAGCCCAAAGAATTGCCGAGTGTCTGCAAAAAACGCTATTATCCTCAGAACAATTTTTGTAAACATTTATTAGGCAATCGAACAGCAAAAACCGACTTTACAATATGAGCAATCAATTACAATGTCTCATCTTTGATGTTGATGGCACTTTAGCCAATACAGAGCGAGATGGACACCGAGTCGCCTTTAATCGCGGGTTTCAAGCAGCAGGATTAGATTGGCATTGGTCAGTAGATTTATATGCTGAACTCCTTACTGTCTCTGGTGGCAAAGAACGGCTTAAATATTTTCTACGGCAATATCTTCCAGAATTTAAGCCAGATGGCGAGCTAAATGATTTTGTGGCTCATCTTCATCAGCTAAAAACCAAGTACTATCTAGAGTTACTACGTGATGGAGCAATTGGTCTGCGTCCAGGAGCAAAAAGACTAATTGAAGAAGCTAGAGTAGCAGGAATTACTTTAGCGATCGCCACCACCACTTCTCTACCCAATGTAATTGAGCTGTTAGAAAAATACCTCGATCTAGACTGGTTTGCCGTAATTGCCGCAGGAGATATTGTCCCTGCTAAAAAACCAGCTCCAGATATTTATCATTATGTAATTAAACGTCTAGAATTAGACCCAGACAGGGTAATTGTTTTGGAAGATTCTGACAATGGACTAGAATCAGCGATCGCCGCAGGATTAACTACCGTTGTCACCGTCAACAGCTATACCGAGCAGCAAGACTTTAGCCAAGCTGCCTTAGTGGTCAGTGATTTGGGTGAGCCTGAGCAACCTTGTCGAGTTATTCAAGGAAATTTTGCGGGAAATTATCTAGATATAGCTGGTTTGCGATCGATGATCGAGATTAATTCACGAGTCTTGCACTAAGTAATCATTTTTAAAATACTACTTTCTACTTCCTATTTCCTACTTCCTACTTCCTACTTCCAATAGAATCTCGTTTACCTAAGAATTACAAAGTTCATGGTATCTTGACCTAATATTTAGGATGGATAAATTTGAGCAATTTAATTAGGGCTGATTAGTGTCGCACCAAAGTAGTAACAATTCGCGAGGTAAAGACCGAGATTACTTCGATACAGATCATTTAGAAGGGAATTTAAAACGTCAATCAGTTCGTGGCGGTGCAGTAACGATTGTGGCTCAAGCCAGCAAATTTGTGATCAAACTGGGTTCTACCGCAGTATTGGCTCGCTTACTTGTTCCCGAAGATTATGGTCTGATTGGCATGGCAACTGTCATTATTGGCTTTGTGGAATATTTTAAGGATTTGGGTTTATCAGCAGCCACGATTCAACAGGCTAAAATTGATCACCAGCAAGTTAGTACTTTGTTTTGGATTAATGTCGCGGTTGGCTGTCTGGTTGCTTTAGTTGTGGCTTTACTCGCCCCAGTAGTGGTATTAATCTATCAAGAGCCACGGTTAGGGGAAATTACCCTGTGTTTGGCAATTAGCTTTGTTTTTAGTGGTTTAACTGTACAGCATCAGGCATTGCTACAGCGACAGATGGAATTCTCTAGTTTGGCGAAAATTGAAATTATTGCCATGATTAGTGGCATTATTGGGTCGATTGTCTCCGCTTATTATGGTGCGGGATATTGGGCATTAGTTATTTTACAGCTATTGACAGTTGTGTCCAATGCGATCGGCGTGTGGTTTTTTTGTCGCTGGCGACCAGGATGGCCCAGTCGAGATGCTAAAATCGGCTCGATGCTGAGTTTCGGGCGAGACTTGACTGGATTTAATATCATTAATTATTTTTCTCGCAATCTAGACAATTTTTTGATTGGTCGAGTTTGGGGAGCGCAACAATTAGGACTATACGCTAAAGCATATCAATTGGTGCTGCTGCCCATCAATCAAATTAACGTGCCAGTCGATCGAGTCGCTTTACCAGCTTTATCTCGGTTGCAAAACAATCCAGCCAGATATCAGAAATATTATAGCAGAGCGCTTTTGGCGATCACTTTTTTGGGGATGCCCCTGGTCATGTTTTTATGTGTCTCAGCCGATAAGGTTATCCTCTTGTTACTTGGTAAGCAGTGGCTTAACGTCATTCCTATTTTTCAATTTTTGATTCCCGCAGCTTTTATTGGCACTTTTAATCTGGCGATGGGATGGGTATACCAATCTCTAAATAGAAACGATCGCCAATTACGTTGGGGAATTTTTTCTTCTATAATCAACGTTATTATCTTCGCCGTAGCGATCAGGTGGGGAGCATTGGGAATAGCTGCTGCCTATGGGTTATCGAGGATAATTATCGTAGTTCCCGCCATTATCTACTGCTACAGAGGAACTTGGCTGAAATTAACTGATTTCGTCGCCATCATTTTTTTGCCAGCTTTTGGCTCAATTGGTGCTGCAATTGGCGTGTTCATTTTACAACGTCTTTTTCTGGGAGAAATAGAGCTAAATGCTTTTGCTAGTCTATCTCTAGACTGTTTATTCTATCTTCTATTTTATAGTTCAATCTGGTTTTTAATTCCCCAGGGTAGAAAACGTTTACATGACATATTACAGATAGTTGTAGAATATAAAAAAAAATAGAGTAAATTAATCATCAATGAAACAAATTATCGGCAGAATTAAAACTAAAATAGAGCAATATTTATTGAAAAATTCTTCA contains:
- a CDS encoding LOG family protein, whose translation is MDAFASNSKILDQQLQQLLVDLANHPQGKLIQRALQVLLRVAGEDTERLDWKILTASLEDLEQGFKKFSPYRHTRKIAIFGSARTSPQQPEYQVASDFARCMTQAGFMVITGAGGGIMQAGNEGAGRDNSFGLNIKLPFEQGANSAINGDDKLINFKYFFTRKLFFLKESDAIALFPGGFGTQDEAFETLTLCQTGKYGPVPLVLVDRPGGDYWHSWNDYICNQLEAKGLISPEDSSLYTITDRLDVACQTIKNFYRVYHSSRYIGKLFVIRLKLELSDLMVAELNQEFNDILSHGEIKKNIALPEEQQDLEALVLPRLSFYFNQKSFGRLYQLISKINRLGDACNATKHPEIK
- a CDS encoding lipid-A-disaccharide synthase-related protein, which codes for MKLLVLSNGHGEDLIATRIIERLLQNIAELEITALPIVGQGYAYQNLNIPLAGRVQQMPSGGFIYKGGNPLWQDLRGGLIQLTLEQICLVRQWRKTGGKILAVGDLVPLLYAWLSKADYAFVGTAKSEYYLRDEFGWLAQTSWLERKFDSVYLPWERWLMSRDRCRGVFPRDSLTTEILQQKAIPAYDLGNPMMDDLTTKSKTREAGKLDILLLPGSRMPEAIRNWQQILMGVWSVNKTLSQVQLNFNAAIAPALDLKSFALSAITQGWQVTSRQEKTVILGQKERTLTLTQEHNQEFFQQADIAIAMAGTATEQFVGLGKPVVIFPGQGPQFTYAFAEAQARLLGCGILMVENPGQVGKAIAKVIDDEELLKEIMINGQRRMGEAGAAQRIAECLQKTLLSSEQFL
- a CDS encoding HAD-IA family hydrolase; this encodes MSNQLQCLIFDVDGTLANTERDGHRVAFNRGFQAAGLDWHWSVDLYAELLTVSGGKERLKYFLRQYLPEFKPDGELNDFVAHLHQLKTKYYLELLRDGAIGLRPGAKRLIEEARVAGITLAIATTTSLPNVIELLEKYLDLDWFAVIAAGDIVPAKKPAPDIYHYVIKRLELDPDRVIVLEDSDNGLESAIAAGLTTVVTVNSYTEQQDFSQAALVVSDLGEPEQPCRVIQGNFAGNYLDIAGLRSMIEINSRVLH
- a CDS encoding lipopolysaccharide biosynthesis protein, which gives rise to MSHQSSNNSRGKDRDYFDTDHLEGNLKRQSVRGGAVTIVAQASKFVIKLGSTAVLARLLVPEDYGLIGMATVIIGFVEYFKDLGLSAATIQQAKIDHQQVSTLFWINVAVGCLVALVVALLAPVVVLIYQEPRLGEITLCLAISFVFSGLTVQHQALLQRQMEFSSLAKIEIIAMISGIIGSIVSAYYGAGYWALVILQLLTVVSNAIGVWFFCRWRPGWPSRDAKIGSMLSFGRDLTGFNIINYFSRNLDNFLIGRVWGAQQLGLYAKAYQLVLLPINQINVPVDRVALPALSRLQNNPARYQKYYSRALLAITFLGMPLVMFLCVSADKVILLLLGKQWLNVIPIFQFLIPAAFIGTFNLAMGWVYQSLNRNDRQLRWGIFSSIINVIIFAVAIRWGALGIAAAYGLSRIIIVVPAIIYCYRGTWLKLTDFVAIIFLPAFGSIGAAIGVFILQRLFLGEIELNAFASLSLDCLFYLLFYSSIWFLIPQGRKRLHDILQIVVEYKKK